One genomic segment of Ancylobacter sp. IITR112 includes these proteins:
- a CDS encoding GNAT family N-acetyltransferase, with the protein MGAEAVSAAARPPAAALRPALPGDLPVLAAIAEAAILELTGEDYDSDQQEAWAAAASDVEALAARLKDQLTLIATRDGEPVGFIALADNKLIDMLYVRPDVAGEGVGALLYDAIERLAGARGAKSLTVEASDTALDFFGKRGFTPKQRNTLSLGGVWLANTTMEKPLGAPDTTH; encoded by the coding sequence CTGGGAGCCGAAGCGGTGAGCGCGGCCGCACGCCCACCCGCCGCCGCGCTGCGCCCGGCCCTGCCGGGCGACCTGCCGGTGCTCGCCGCCATCGCCGAGGCGGCGATCCTCGAACTCACGGGCGAGGATTACGACAGCGACCAACAGGAAGCCTGGGCGGCGGCGGCTTCCGACGTGGAGGCACTGGCGGCGCGGCTGAAGGATCAACTGACGCTGATCGCCACCCGCGATGGTGAGCCGGTGGGCTTCATCGCGCTGGCCGACAACAAGCTGATCGACATGCTCTATGTCCGGCCGGATGTGGCGGGGGAGGGCGTTGGGGCGCTGCTCTATGATGCCATCGAGCGGCTGGCCGGCGCCCGCGGGGCGAAAAGCCTCACCGTCGAGGCCAGCGACACCGCGCTCGACTTCTTCGGCAAGCGCGGCTTCACCCCCAAGCAGCGCAACACGCTCTCCCTCGGCGGGGTGTGGCTGGCCAATACGACGATGGAAAAGCCGCTCGGGGCGCCCGACACCACGCATTGA
- the cysS gene encoding cysteine--tRNA ligase, translated as MSGTNAQALPELKLYNTLSRTKEVFTPLDPARVRMYVCGPTVYDFAHIGNARPVIVFDLLYRLLRHLYGADHVKYVRNITDVDDKINARAAAEHPGLDLNEAIAKVTFTTEAQFHDDLEALGVLHPDVEPRATEHIAEMRQLIEMLVASGHAYVAEDHVLFSVPSMPDYGKLSNRPLDDMLAGARVDVAPYKQDAMDFVLWKPSKPGEPGWASPAGITVLGRPGWHIECSAMSWKHLGETFDIHGGGIDLVFPHHENEVAQSRCAFHSGLMAKVWMHNGFLQVEGEKMSKSLGNFITIRQLLADWPGPVLRLNMLKTHYRQPIDWTVKGLEESAKTLEQWFDAAAPDAYPRPAPAVLEALADDLNTPKAIAEMHALRDHAGKKALAGTLAFLGFEPGPLEAWAAARVPELSIPAEEIEARIAERILARQNRDWAASDRIRDELLALGVALKDNKDGTTSWEPKR; from the coding sequence ATGTCGGGCACCAACGCACAGGCGCTTCCCGAGCTGAAGCTCTACAACACGCTCTCGCGGACCAAGGAGGTGTTCACACCCCTCGATCCCGCCAGGGTGCGCATGTATGTCTGTGGCCCGACCGTCTACGACTTCGCCCATATCGGCAATGCGCGCCCGGTGATCGTGTTCGATCTGCTCTACCGGCTGCTGCGCCACCTCTATGGCGCCGACCACGTCAAATATGTGCGCAACATCACCGACGTGGACGACAAGATCAACGCGCGCGCGGCGGCCGAGCACCCGGGCCTCGACCTCAACGAGGCGATCGCCAAGGTGACCTTCACCACCGAGGCGCAGTTCCATGACGACCTCGAAGCGCTCGGCGTGCTGCACCCGGATGTGGAGCCGCGCGCGACCGAGCACATCGCCGAAATGCGCCAGCTCATCGAGATGCTGGTCGCCTCCGGCCATGCCTATGTCGCCGAGGACCATGTGCTGTTCTCGGTGCCCTCCATGCCGGATTACGGCAAGCTCTCCAACCGGCCGCTCGACGACATGCTGGCCGGCGCGCGGGTGGATGTCGCGCCCTACAAGCAGGACGCGATGGATTTCGTGCTGTGGAAGCCCTCCAAGCCGGGCGAGCCGGGCTGGGCCTCGCCGGCGGGCATCACGGTTCTCGGCCGGCCGGGCTGGCACATCGAGTGCTCGGCCATGAGCTGGAAGCATCTGGGCGAAACCTTCGACATTCACGGCGGCGGCATCGACCTCGTCTTCCCGCACCATGAGAACGAGGTGGCGCAGTCGCGCTGCGCCTTCCATTCCGGGCTGATGGCCAAGGTGTGGATGCATAACGGCTTCCTGCAGGTGGAAGGTGAGAAGATGTCGAAATCGCTCGGCAACTTCATCACCATCCGCCAGTTGCTCGCCGACTGGCCCGGCCCGGTGCTGCGGCTCAACATGCTGAAGACCCATTACCGCCAGCCGATCGACTGGACGGTGAAGGGGCTGGAGGAGAGCGCGAAGACGCTGGAGCAGTGGTTCGACGCCGCCGCGCCCGACGCCTATCCGCGCCCGGCGCCGGCGGTGCTGGAGGCGCTGGCCGACGATCTCAACACGCCCAAGGCCATCGCCGAGATGCACGCGCTGCGCGACCATGCCGGCAAGAAGGCGCTGGCCGGCACGCTGGCCTTTCTCGGCTTCGAGCCCGGGCCGCTGGAAGCCTGGGCGGCGGCGCGCGTGCCGGAGCTTTCCATTCCGGCCGAAGAGATTGAGGCGCGCATCGCCGAGCGCATCCTTGCCCGGCAGAATCGCGACTGGGCGGCCTCCGACCGCATCCGCGACGAGCTTCTCGCGCTCGGCGTGGCGCTGAAGGACAATAAGGACGGCACCACGAGCTGGGAGCCGAAGCGGTGA
- a CDS encoding TIGR00730 family Rossman fold protein: protein MVAMTKIKSICVYCGAATGADAVYLETAIALGRLLAAEGIRLVYGGGGVGLMGATARACAEAGGKVTGIIPDFLMGKEQAFDHAHELIVTKDMHERKRLMFERADAFIALPGGIGTLEELIEQLTWVQLNRHSKPVMVLNIANFWDPLLTLLDHMQATGFVNVARPVKLLVAHNVRAVLPKLHGAVAHLGEGELHGAAEERVLDRM from the coding sequence ATGGTGGCCATGACAAAGATCAAGAGCATTTGCGTCTATTGCGGCGCGGCCACGGGGGCCGATGCCGTCTATCTCGAAACCGCCATCGCCCTCGGGCGCCTGCTGGCCGCCGAGGGCATACGCCTCGTCTATGGCGGTGGCGGCGTCGGGCTGATGGGGGCCACCGCCCGCGCCTGCGCCGAAGCGGGCGGCAAGGTCACCGGTATCATCCCGGATTTCCTGATGGGCAAGGAACAGGCCTTCGACCACGCCCATGAGCTGATCGTCACCAAGGACATGCATGAGCGCAAGCGGCTGATGTTCGAGCGGGCGGATGCCTTCATCGCCCTGCCCGGCGGCATCGGCACGCTGGAGGAGCTGATCGAACAGCTCACCTGGGTGCAGCTCAACCGCCACTCCAAGCCGGTGATGGTGCTCAACATCGCCAATTTCTGGGACCCGCTGCTGACCCTGCTCGATCACATGCAGGCGACCGGCTTCGTCAATGTCGCCCGTCCGGTGAAGCTGCTGGTGGCGCATAATGTGCGCGCCGTCCTGCCTAAGCTGCACGGCGCCGTCGCCCATCTCGGCGAGGGGGAGTTGCACGGCGCGGCCGAGGAGCGCGTGCTCGACCGGATGTGA